From Pan paniscus chromosome 6, NHGRI_mPanPan1-v2.0_pri, whole genome shotgun sequence, one genomic window encodes:
- the LOC117978586 gene encoding putative speedy protein E21: MDRTETRFRKRGQITAKIMTSHQPHPQNEQSPQQSTSGYPLQEVVDDEALGPSAPGVDPSPPCRSLGWKRKREWSDESAEEPEKELAPEPEETWVVETMCGLTMKLKQQQVSPFLPEHHKDFNSQLAPGVDPSPPHRSFCWKRKMEWWDESEESEEELRKVLAPEPEEIWVAEMLCGLKMKLKRRRVSLVLPEHHEAFNRLLEDPVIKRFLAWDKDLRVSDKYLLAMVIAYFSRAGFPSWLYQRIHFFLALYLANDMEEDDEDSKENIFHFLYGKTRSRIPLLRKRWFQLGRSMNPRARKNRSRIPLLRKRRFQLRRCMNPRARKNRSQIVLFQKRRFHFFCSMSGRAWVSPEELEEIQAYDPEHWVWARDRARLS, from the exons ATGGACAGAACGGAGACTAGGTTCCGTAAGAGGGGACAGATTACGGCAAAGATCATGACCAGCCATCAACCGCACCCCCAGAATGAGCAGAGTCCCCAGCAGAGCACCTCGGGGTACCCCCTCCAGGAGGTGGTGGATGATGAAGCGTTGGGACCATCAG CCCCTGGGGTAGATCCCAGCCCCCCATGTAGGTCCCTtggctggaaaaggaagagggagtggTCAGATGAATCTGCGGAGGAGCCGGAGAAGGAGCTCgcccctgagcctgaggagaCCTGGGTAGTGGAGACGATGTGTGGGCTCACGATGAAGCTGAAGCAACAGCAAGTGTCACCCTTCCTCCCTGAGCACCACAAGGACTTCAACAGTCAGCTTG CCCCTGGGGTAGATCCCAGCCCCCCGCATAGGTCCTTTTGCTGGAAAAGGAAGATGGAGTGGTGGGACGAATCTGAGGAGTCGGAGGAGGAGCTACGGAAGGTGCTCgcccctgagcctgaggagaTCTGGGTGGCGGAGATGCTGTGTGGCCTCAAGATGAAGCTGAAGCGACGGCGAGTGTCGCTCGTGCTCCCTGAGCACCACGAGGCCTTCAACAGGCTGCTTG AGGATCCTGTCATTAAAAGATTCCTGGCCTGGGACAAAGATCTGAGGGTGTCGGACAAG tATCTCCTGGCTATGGTCATAGCGTATTTCAGCCGGGCCGGCTTCCCCTCCTGGCTATACCAACGcattcatttcttcctggctct CTACCTGGCCAATGACATGGAGGAGGACGATGAGGACTCCAAAGAAAACATCTTCCACTTCCTGTATGGGAAGACCCGCTCTCGCATACCCTTGCTCCGTAAGCGTTGGTTCCAGTTAGGCCGTTCCATGAACCCGAGGGCCAGGAAGAACCGCTCTCGCATACCCTTGCTCCGTAAGCGTCGGTTCCAGTTACGCCGTTGCATGAACCCGAGGGCCAGGAAGAACCGCTCTCAGATAGTCCTGTTCCAGAAACGTCGGTTCCACTTCTTCTGTTCCATGAGCGGCAGGGCTTGGGTTTCCCCggaggagttggaggag ATCCAGGCTTATGACCCAGAGCACTGGGTGTGGGCGCGAGATCGCGCTCGCCTTTCCTAG